The segment ATCATGGATGATGGCatcttcaaataattttttttgagaacaatttatttttaaaagtgaaaatattaaattataatcaATATATTAGGCATATTAACGACAATACaagcaaaaaaatttctgGAAAATCGCTTTTGAAATTCTCCTAGTTTCAAAAATAGTTTGACGATCccttatttgaatcaaaacatatcACTTGGGGTGAATTTAATCAGTAGCGTAAATCAAATGCAACTTCGTATGCCTATTAGTGGCATATTTTCtaactaaaatttttgtcaaaaaatctgaaaagtttttttttaacttgttttattatttttttaataaaaatataactaTGTGGAACTTACATATATCATTAATTAGTAGgtattatttatcaatttatttcaattataaaaataaaacaatttatagaataaaaattaataataacgCGTCTTCCAGTTTGAACATTGTTTTCAGTACCATTTAATGAATTATAATAAaggtttaataaattaattagaaggCAGGTACAGGTACGCAGCTCAGATTATTGagtattattattattattattattattattacaaaaatttttaggTTTCTATGAGGATGTGTTTCACATGCTCTTTCCATGTCCATGGTATGCGAATGAAAGGGAGGAACCTGTGAACTGCTGCAATGCTGTATCACTTAACTTTATTGTTATGAATATGTATGTGTACATGTATACTATTGATTTGGCAGTCCAATAAACTACgaaacaaaaattacaaaaattatatgtTTATGTCGTTTATGTAGTTCAAATCCCGTTTCTTATTTCAGTGAAATctattcattgaaattctttcaatttgaatGAGATTGAAAACATCATTAACACTTTTAATGATATTCATCGTAGAGATCGTGGAAATGTGTTGGAATcgcaataatttttcaatgaatttccttGAACATATGATcatattctctctctcactgtaGCAGTTCTGTCGCAACAGTTGCACGGTCAAGATGATTACAGTTCTACTAGGTCTACTTTtgcttataattttaattgaaatttacttTCGCACACGTCCTGTGTATGTTGATATTGCTCGTAAAATCAATGGACCaccagttttattttttctctcatgcGTGAAGTTTTTGGTTTCACTCACAATGGAAAGCACTTTCTGGCATCTTCGTGATTACGCTGCAACTTATAAGAATACTTATAGATTTTACGCCTTTGGACGTTTATCGATTAATGTGATACGCGCTAGAGAAGTCGAGGTAATAATAATGACCATCttacatgatttttttgttacaatttttagtagaaaaaagtgttaaaatggtgaaaaacCACCGGTACTTTTCCAtgaaaactacaaaaaaaaatacataaagtgtggaaaatttacGATCAAGTCAATTATAATGCCTTTGtctataattttcttatctgCTTTTATATGTAAATCTTAAGTCTATTTATGGATTTGTACATATCAGAACTAGCGTGATTTATAACTGACACATGGAATAAACCGAAtcaatgatttaaaaaataattaaaaattgaaattagatCGTAAAGATTGTTATTTGTTTTTCCCACGCAAACAAAAGAACAAAAcctaatctttcttttttttcaaatgtagATATATCTCTCAGCCAATCGACATATGGACAAGGgacaattttacaaattcttttcagCATTCCTTGGTGAAGGACTTCTTATAAGTAAAGGCGAAAAATGGGcacagagaaggaaaattctcacaccCGCCTTCCATTTCAACATTCTTCAGCAATTCCTACGGATCTTTCATGAAGAAAGTCATAAACTCGTAAAGTTTCTAGACAACAATATTGATAATGAACAGGAAGGCATTAATCTTCCTCCAGTAACTTCAAGATTTACTCTGAATACAATTTGTGAAACTTCTATGGGAGTTAAACTAGATTCCATGGAGGAACCCGATGAATACCGAAGGAATATTGTACTGATTGGAAAACTGTTAATTGCAAGAATTCTCAAGCCGTGGATTTATCTCGAATTGCCTTATAAATTGTTAGGctataagaaagaaattgatCGGCCATTGATTCCAATACACAACTTtacgagaaaaattattcatcaacGTAGAGAAGCATTTTATgatggaaaaattgtaaattttgcaCCTGGTAATCGGGAAAATATCTATGAAACTAAGAAAAGAAGATATGCGATGCTAGATACTCTCTTAGCAGCGGAAGCAGAAGGATTACTCGATGCTGAAGGGATCCGAGAAGAAGTGGATACCTTTATGTTCGAAGGACATGATACTACATCTTCAGCACTAACCTTTATCTTTCTTCTCCTAGCTAATCATCCAGATGTACAGGAAAGAGTCTATGAAGTAAGgatattaatttatcaaagagacaattttttcatttgattttatatttttttaggaaataagATCTGCTGTTCAATCTAATTCTGGAGAATCTTTAACAATGCCTCAATTAAATGACCTCTCATACACAGATCGCGTTATCAAGGAATCTCTTCGCTTATACCCACCAGTTCCCCTCGTTTCTCGTGAAACGAGTGAAGAATTTCTACTTTTTGGTTGCAGAATCCCCATTAAAACAATGACGCATATACATATCTTTGATCTTCATCGCGATCCTGATCAATTTCCGGATCCAGAGCGATTTGATCCAGACCGTTTCTTGCCTGAAGTAATGGAAAAGCGCCATCCATTCGCATATGTTCCATTCAGCGCTGGACCTAGAAATTGCATTGGGCAAAAATTTGCACTATTGGAAATCAAAGCTCTCTTACAGCACGTCTTGCTTAATTTTCACCTTAGACCAGTTACCAAGTGTGAGGAAATTGTCTTCATAGCTGATCTTATTCTACGTAGCCGAGATCCAGTTCtagtgaaatttattaaaagacagtaaaagaattttaactttaacATAATGTAGTGGTaaagtttaataataaatagtGCATTAACACGTCATCTGGAATTGTGTGGGTGTCTgatcatttattttctctttattctgGAATGTTTCCAGCAAAAAGCTTTCGATATTGAATTAGAGTTTTATTACCTTTTAAGATAATCATGTCTTTGTATACAGTTACATTGAATacggtaaaaaaaagtatgaagaatcaatttaaaaaatctatgatAAGCTCATGTCTGCTCCTCAGCTCTCAAAGttcactgaaaaataaaatttcaagtaTGTTGATTATCGCTACTTTTTTGGACTCCACCTTTGCCCACGCCAACACAGATAATATGATAATTCTAAGGAATTCCTTTGCCTTGGCATGACTAAAACTATACACCAAAAAGTTCGATTTGGCGatcaaaatgaattagaaATTTATCTATTATTGTTTGatcttttattaatattaaagtGTCATAACAGCATAATATTGAactgaaattgaataaacttcCCATCACCCTcttattgaggaaaatatacTCAAAAACGATTAACTTTGGACTCTGCGATGAAATCTCACTTTTATCGGAGTTTTGGCACGCAGTATTATATCGccaacaaattcaatttcctcccGCGTCGTCACTGGAGACAATGTAAACTCCATGAGAACATGCTGAAGAACAGTTTTAATCTCCAAAAGTGCAAATTTTTGGCCAATGCAATTTCGAGGTCCAGCACTGAACGGAACATATGCGAATGGATGGCgcttttccacattttcagGTAAAAAACGGTCGGGATCAAAACGCTCTGGATCCGGAAATTGTTCAGGATCACGATGAAGATCAAAAATGTGAATATGCGCAATTGATCCTTTTGGAATTATCTCTCCTTCTACCATCATATCTTCTGTGATTGATCGCGTAATAAAGGGAACAGATGGATAAATTCTAAGGCATTCCTTGATCACTCTGGATGTGTACTCAAGATCGTTCAACTCATTCATGCCCAGAGGTTGATTGTCGTTACCTTCcaaagcaatttttatttcctgaaATATTATCGtaattagttttattattgtattgtaaaaaaaattaaagaatattaaaaatattcttccaaCCTCGTAAACTTTTTCCTGAACATCTATATGATGAGctagaagtaaaaaaataaaagtcagTGCTGCAGATGTTGTATCGTGTCCCTCAAAAGTGAAAGTATCCACTTCCTCCCGAATTCCTTCATCATCAATCAGCCCATCAGCTTCTGCTGCTAAGAGTGTATCTAACATTGCAtatcttttcttctttgtttcATAGATATTATCGTTCTGGtcaagttttattaatttctcattatCCAACAGTACGTCAAGGAAGTGCTCACGTCttagttttataattttccttgtGAATGAATGAACAGGCTTTAGATGATTAAGCAGCTTCTTTCTATATCCACTAAGAGCGTAAATTGTTTCATTGTAGAACCACGGCCTTAGGAATCGATGCAGAAGAAGTTCACCAATTAACTGAATAGAATTCCGATATTCTTTGGAACCACTATATGAATCTAGTTTCACACCCATTGCAGTTTCGCAGACTGTATTGAGGGTAAGATGACTTGTAAGAGGTGGAAGATTTGTACCGTCGTCTTTTACAATCTCAGTCTTCAGAAGCTCTGTAAATTTCTCACACTCCTCATGGAACACTGCTAGgaattcctttaaaatattgaaatgaaatgtaGGCGTAAGAATCCTTCGGCGCTGTTGCCATTTCTTCCCATTGGCTGTTAGGAGCCCTGTGCCCAAGAAGGGGTGCAAGAAGTAATATAAGAAGTTTTTGTCACTGTGCTTTGAAGATGACATGATTGTTTCAGTATCACGACAATTTATTATGTTCATGTGGATCTGTCCAAAGCCCCAGAATTTATACGATCGATATTTATACTCTCTTGCCAGTTCTCTGGCCATATTGAAGATTTCaactagagaaaaaaatagtttcatTAGTATGTATTTGCAGAAAATAACTCATTAagcttaatgaatttttgaattaataatcATTTCAggatgtttcatttttttaatttttaatattgctAAACTGCTTAAACATGAATGTATAATTCAAAGACCTTAGAATAAAGGGGTtgagttaaaataaatgaatgtaCAAATAAACatataataaagatttttgcaatatttataatatttgaaGTGGCGTAAGTGGCTACTTGACCCTCAAACTCCCGAAAAAAGAGataataaaagttatttttggcCACACAAATTCatgttatatatgtatacagtcgtgctctcgtggtaggaccgtcgtcaaaatgacttctccgcggtaaaacggcttcagaatgaagtattttgccttcgcagtgggacaattagtactattggaaaggtaggatactaattgtcccactgcgaaggcaaaattcctcattctgaagccgttttaccgcggagaagtcattttgacgacggtcctaccacgagagcacgactgtatagCGAAATTGAACAAATCACCTGCATCTTTTAGTCTGACATAACCCATATTTCCAATTATAGGTCGCATAGGCACAGGTCCAGGTAAATTGAGCTTCTTTGCcagataataattttttgtaatcaCCCGAAGAAACCTCCATAAATAGAAGCACACCAGAAGTGCTGCAGCACACTGGAGAATTGGAATGAGAGCCAgcatattttcacaaaaaatttttaacaacttttCCCACCAAATTCTCGCGTTTAACTGACGGTATTCTATTACTGTAATTCTCTGGAGATTTGCGTTATCAGCGGGGAGGAAAATACACAACAACCAGCCCTTATCAAAAGTAATCACTAAGAGGCTAACGATACATCTTTTAGTACAAATAGTCCCTGAAGTGTTTCttatatttaaatatgtaAACTATAGACTCTAATAAGCGCTTAGACAGTGTCTGATATTAAAACTAtacattaaacaaaaaaaagctcaagagaCAGAAGGAAGGCTGTacttgagaaataaaaaaccaTCAACCATGTCGCTTAAGGCACACAGAATTATCGCAAAAATATTACGCGCGATTCTTCGTGTTTATCTGAAAGAGACTTTTTGTCTCTGGCGCTCGACCCAGCTTAGTCAGTAGGGCCAAGTACGTCGTTATAAACCAATAGTGGAATGACATCTGCAACAATGCAAACTCAAAGCGCACTCGACGTACAAAGGTCAGGACTGTAGCCAGGATTCCCTGATCGCGGTGAATGCACTTTACAGCATGTCGCGCCATCAGTTTGGGACGATTCACAGGGTCACCATGATCACGAGCTACAGCACGGATGATGTTGAGATTTCGCACGATGAAGATCAAGTTGCGAGGCATCTCTTTGAGGGTCTCCATTATAAGATCAAAACGCTGACGAGCAATCTTTTGCATGTATGCAATTTCTTCATCCGTAAGGCGAGTTGTAAATTTACCTTTTGTCTCCAATGGACGTTGTAGAAGGATTTCAGCAAAACGGTAGTgatctgttaaaaaaattcatattgcatgagaaaaaaaaatttgtataagTGTGACGTTATTTTGGCTTACGGAAACTTTACCTTTCACATTAAGCTTCGTTGCATACTTTTTCATAGTCTTGTGATCCTTAAGCACGATCGCTTCCCAGAAATGGCATAGGGAATCTCTTACATTGTGCGGAATAGTTTCATACAATCCATGATCCAGAAGCACTAATTCCGCTTTACCACACTTTCCATGACGAATAAGAACGTTTCCAGGATGGGGATCTCCATGAACGAAGCCAGTGTTGAAAATTTGTTCTGAAAATGTTGTAAAGATTTTTACGTCGATATCTGCTAGGTCAAatccttttttctttatttcgtctgttttgttcatttttatcCCGTCGATGAACTCCGTGGTTAGAACTCTGGTACTTGTGAGATCCCATCGAACTTTTGGGATATAGACgtaggaaaatttcttcagatCTTTAGCGCACCGTTCGGAATTTCGAGCCTCATTTTCAAAGTCCAATTCCCTTTCGAGATTCTTTCGTATGTCTTTGATGATCCATCCAAAATTGTAATTCTTGTGGACAATCTCAATGATGTCTTGTAGAAAGATGATGGTACCGAGATCGCCGGAAAATCTTTTCTGAAGATCAATGtactgtactttcactgcaacATTTTTTCCGTCACACGTTGTGGCTTTGAAGACTTGGGCCAGACTCGCAGCCGCAATGGGCGTGTAGTTAAAATCTTTGTATAAATCTTCAGGACTTTTCCCAAATTCCTCCTGAAATACCTTCCTGACCTCATCTTTTTTCCTTGTCAAGCACTCATTATGGAGCTTTTGAAGCGTCTCTGTGTACTCAGGCGGTAGAATATGATTCACAGTCGCAAAGCCCTGACCAACTTTTATATACAAACCACCGTTTGCCAGACAGCCTTTCAGCATACGGTTGGCACATCGCAGGTgaacttctttcttttttgcacTATAAGCCTCTGTACCCTCCTCCAAGCCCCACAACGAAAATGTATAATCCAATGAGATCGAAACAGCAATTCGGAGTGAACGTAGAAATCTGGTTACAGCCTGAGTTGTCCCAAATTCATTGACAAATCCGTCATAAGCTAATCCAGAACCAACAAGACCTACGAAAATCTTGCTCTTAATAGATGATTTCGTTACATGTGAGCTCTTCGCGGAAGAGAACATCCGAACAAATGAACGTGTCtgcaaaaattaaagcttttaaaataactGGCTAAGAAATCTGGCCACATGGTTGATTTCACTCAcaaacataataaatttaaatattttaattgtttatgCAAAAAACGCATCAAAAAATTGCACAAGAAATTTGTACACGCAAAACAAAATCACTGGTgtaccaaaataaaaaaaaaatgggtgaGGTTAAATCCAAAATTGCGATAAGTATATACCTTATACACAGCTTACAGTTCTGTTTACACCAGGTTGTgttgttattttattcatcagTGTTGTCCATTAGAACTGCAAAAAACACtctgtttttttatgtttacgAAGAAATATAGATAAATATATTATCTTTAACGAATCTTattatgaaatgaaaaaatagcAGATAAACAGTTTAGTCGAAGTTAAGACTAATTATTTCCATCAACGTAAAACGTAAAGTGTATCTATGTGAAATACCAAATATGTGTCTGATTTCACAACATTTGCTCATTCTGTCAAAATATTTCGTCTCTACCAAAGGAAGTTTCTTTgtgaaaactttgaaataatATCTGAAGTTTAGCCGTAAAAGTTATCATCAAACCAAAATGCCATCCAAGAAAAAGAATACTAAGACAGCTGTAAATGAATTCGACGAGGACTACCGCAGGAAGCGAGAACGCAATAATCAGGTAAGGTAACATAAAGTGAAATCCATTGGATTGGATATAATAAGCATAATTTCTCAAACAGATGAAAAAGTAACACCCTTTATGTTTCCCTTTTTTGTTTAGGCAGTAAAGAAGAGCAGAGAGAAGACGAAACAGAACACAATTGAGACGCATCAGCGTGTTGAGAAGTTACGTGTGGAAAATAAGGTCCTGGAGAACGAGATTACAAACCTGAAGAAAAAACTGAAGCTGCTGAAGGAACTTTTCATTGCCCAGGCAAAAGCAAAGAATACCAGCGCAGCAGAGCTGAAAGACATTATAGGAAGTGATACAGAGAGTGAAGATGACAAGCAAATGGAGGAAgatgatgaagatgatgaCGATGACTAAGCGAAGACAGAGTATAAGGGAAGAATTaggtttatttttatgtaaatagattttttaattaacaatgtTTAAGcaatgaaaggtttttttttatggctTTCTAATCTTGGCTGCTGCATTTTCAATGGGATGGTGAACCCGCTGATGAGCATACTTTGCAGATAATGTGTAAAATTGCATCTCACAGTAAGTACATTTATGTTTAGGGATATTGGAGTGTTTTGCTGTATGATCAATGAGAAGGCGTTTTGTAGAGAATGTTTTAGAGCACATGTCGCATGGAAATGTTTTCTTTCCATTCCGATCGTGGgcatcttaatatataaagctgaaatgtttgtttgtctgtggcacatgaactcctcctaaacggctgggccgatcttgatgaaatttggtatgggggtagagggggtcaatacgagttgcaagcgctatatgggattccgccccaacccccctttaaaGCGCCCcccagaaaaattgattttttcccattttctacctgctgaagggtcagataacgggatttttttatttttagaatttctcggggtaccgtattattcatcccccctattaatatacgccccccttttttatagcttaaaatggagtttgctcacacgtgattgggggctcgggttaaCTAGTATTTAATATGCTTTTTCAATGCAACCTCATTGCAGTACGTCTTTTCACAATAATTGCATGTTACAGGATCTGCTTGACAACGTCTCTGATGTTGCTTTAAGGTAAAATCACTCGTATAATAACCCCCACATCGGTCACATTTAACTTTCGGTAAGCCTTTGTTGAGATGAGCGATCTTCAAGTGCGTTTTTGCTTGCCATTTTGTCCGAAAACCTTTGCCGCA is part of the Lutzomyia longipalpis isolate SR_M1_2022 chromosome 3, ASM2433408v1 genome and harbors:
- the LOC129793369 gene encoding uncharacterized aarF domain-containing protein kinase 5, whose product is MFTRSFVRMFSSAKSSHVTKSSIKSKIFVGLVGSGLAYDGFVNEFGTTQAVTRFLRSLRIAVSISLDYTFSLWGLEEGTEAYSAKKKEVHLRCANRMLKGCLANGGLYIKVGQGFATVNHILPPEYTETLQKLHNECLTRKKDEVRKVFQEEFGKSPEDLYKDFNYTPIAAASLAQVFKATTCDGKNVAVKVQYIDLQKRFSGDLGTIIFLQDIIEIVHKNYNFGWIIKDIRKNLERELDFENEARNSERCAKDLKKFSYVYIPKVRWDLTSTRVLTTEFIDGIKMNKTDEIKKKGFDLADIDVKIFTTFSEQIFNTGFVHGDPHPGNVLIRHGKCGKAELVLLDHGLYETIPHNVRDSLCHFWEAIVLKDHKTMKKYATKLNVKDHYRFAEILLQRPLETKGKFTTRLTDEEIAYMQKIARQRFDLIMETLKEMPRNLIFIVRNLNIIRAVARDHGDPVNRPKLMARHAVKCIHRDQGILATVLTFVRRVRFEFALLQMSFHYWFITTYLALLTKLGRAPETKSLFQINTKNRA
- the LOC129793375 gene encoding probable cytochrome P450 4ac1, with amino-acid sequence MITVLLGLLLLIILIEIYFRTRPVYVDIARKINGPPVLFFLSCVKFLVSLTMESTFWHLRDYAATYKNTYRFYAFGRLSINVIRAREVEIYLSANRHMDKGQFYKFFSAFLGEGLLISKGEKWAQRRKILTPAFHFNILQQFLRIFHEESHKLVKFLDNNIDNEQEGINLPPVTSRFTLNTICETSMGVKLDSMEEPDEYRRNIVLIGKLLIARILKPWIYLELPYKLLGYKKEIDRPLIPIHNFTRKIIHQRREAFYDGKIVNFAPGNRENIYETKKRRYAMLDTLLAAEAEGLLDAEGIREEVDTFMFEGHDTTSSALTFIFLLLANHPDVQERVYEEIRSAVQSNSGESLTMPQLNDLSYTDRVIKESLRLYPPVPLVSRETSEEFLLFGCRIPIKTMTHIHIFDLHRDPDQFPDPERFDPDRFLPEVMEKRHPFAYVPFSAGPRNCIGQKFALLEIKALLQHVLLNFHLRPVTKCEEIVFIADLILRSRDPVLVKFIKRQ
- the LOC129793372 gene encoding probable cytochrome P450 4ac1, producing the protein MLALIPILQCAAALLVCFYLWRFLRVITKNYYLAKKLNLPGPVPMRPIIGNMGYVRLKDAVEIFNMARELAREYKYRSYKFWGFGQIHMNIINCRDTETIMSSSKHSDKNFLYYFLHPFLGTGLLTANGKKWQQRRRILTPTFHFNILKEFLAVFHEECEKFTELLKTEIVKDDGTNLPPLTSHLTLNTVCETAMGVKLDSYSGSKEYRNSIQLIGELLLHRFLRPWFYNETIYALSGYRKKLLNHLKPVHSFTRKIIKLRREHFLDVLLDNEKLIKLDQNDNIYETKKKRYAMLDTLLAAEADGLIDDEGIREEVDTFTFEGHDTTSAALTFIFLLLAHHIDVQEKVYEEIKIALEGNDNQPLGMNELNDLEYTSRVIKECLRIYPSVPFITRSITEDMMVEGEIIPKGSIAHIHIFDLHRDPEQFPDPERFDPDRFLPENVEKRHPFAYVPFSAGPRNCIGQKFALLEIKTVLQHVLMEFTLSPVTTREEIEFVGDIILRAKTPIKVRFHRRVQS
- the LOC129793431 gene encoding CCAAT/enhancer-binding protein homolog 2, which encodes MPSKKKNTKTAVNEFDEDYRRKRERNNQAVKKSREKTKQNTIETHQRVEKLRVENKVLENEITNLKKKLKLLKELFIAQAKAKNTSAAELKDIIGSDTESEDDKQMEEDDEDDDDD